A DNA window from uncultured Methanoregula sp. contains the following coding sequences:
- a CDS encoding tetrahydromethanopterin S-methyltransferase subunit A, with protein sequence MLKVKPHPEYPPEEGRYLRGNDYSPAAVVIILTTDAEAIPPEIERLVRAGVETGAALSGTLQTANIGIEKIICNIVANPNIRYLILGGPESEGHRTGDAIKALFRNGVDERKRIIGTTGLSAYLYNVPMEFITRFREQLTLVDCQFQDESVIRKAVWSTFQEKPVEFRGQELSDPGAFAEPPFSGKLTWNITQPWAEPADDGERAAKKKALELIERLKKRQGQTREP encoded by the coding sequence ATGCTTAAAGTTAAACCGCATCCGGAATATCCTCCTGAAGAAGGCAGGTACCTGAGGGGAAACGATTATTCCCCGGCTGCGGTCGTCATCATCCTGACAACCGATGCCGAAGCAATCCCCCCCGAGATCGAGAGACTCGTCCGGGCCGGGGTGGAGACCGGGGCCGCACTCTCCGGGACCCTGCAGACCGCCAACATCGGGATCGAGAAGATCATCTGCAATATCGTGGCAAACCCGAATATCCGCTACCTGATCCTCGGGGGCCCGGAGTCCGAGGGGCACAGGACCGGCGATGCGATCAAAGCGTTATTCAGAAACGGCGTTGATGAGAGGAAACGGATCATCGGAACCACCGGCCTGTCCGCATATCTCTACAATGTCCCGATGGAGTTCATAACACGGTTCCGGGAGCAGCTGACCCTTGTCGACTGTCAGTTCCAGGACGAGAGCGTTATCAGAAAAGCCGTCTGGTCCACATTCCAGGAAAAGCCCGTGGAGTTCCGGGGCCAGGAACTCTCCGATCCCGGGGCATTTGCGGAACCGCCGTTCAGCGGAAAACTGACCTGGAACATTACGCAGCCCTGGGCGGAACCGGCTGACGATGGGGAACGGGCGGCAAAGAAAAAAG